One genomic region from Betaproteobacteria bacterium encodes:
- a CDS encoding zinc-dependent metalloprotease, with protein sequence MHLRDHADSGRAPLNPVPAAKQRLALKLITDGLFRAESFKFKPEFVSRLVPDQFDRWFGGFGGSSLASVVNPDVSISGAVLALQRTTLDQLMADGVAARIIDAPSKMADAKQAFALSELYDTLQGAIWSELKTGGDINPLRRNLQREHLRRVVNTLIKPAATTPADARSLQRANAQQLQQQIRVAMAKSATRKARRICRRAWMS encoded by the coding sequence GTGCATTTGCGTGATCACGCCGACAGTGGCCGTGCTCCGCTGAATCCGGTGCCGGCGGCGAAACAGCGTTTGGCCTTGAAGCTCATCACCGATGGCCTGTTCCGTGCCGAGAGTTTCAAATTCAAGCCGGAATTCGTCTCGCGCCTGGTGCCCGATCAGTTCGATCGCTGGTTTGGCGGCTTCGGTGGATCGAGCCTTGCGTCGGTCGTCAACCCGGATGTCAGCATCAGCGGCGCCGTGTTGGCATTGCAGCGCACGACGCTCGATCAGTTGATGGCCGATGGCGTGGCCGCGCGCATCATCGATGCGCCCAGCAAGATGGCCGATGCCAAACAGGCCTTCGCGCTCTCGGAACTCTATGACACGCTGCAAGGCGCCATCTGGAGCGAGCTGAAAACCGGCGGCGACATCAATCCGCTGCGTCGCAACCTGCAGCGCGAGCACCTGCGCCGCGTGGTGAACACGCTGATCAAGCCCGCCGCAACGACCCCGGCCGACGCGCGCAGCTTGCAACGTGCCAACGCGCAGCAACTGCAGCAGCAGATTCGCGTGGCGATGGCCAAATCGGCAACAAGGAAAGCAAGGCGCATTTGTCGGAGAGCCTGGATGTCCTGA